CGAGGGATTTCTCCCCCTAAACACCCAATTAGTGCTCTACCTCGCCACCTATCTCCAGCCAGGCTGACCTTAGAGTCATTTCGGGAGGAACCAGCTGTCACCGGCCTTGATTGGCCTTTCACCACTAACCCAAGGTTATACGAGTGTTTTGCACGACAACAACGCTTCGGACCTCCATCACTCGTAAGAGCGACTTCATCCTACCCTGGGATAGATCGACCGGCTTCGGGTCTTATGGCTGTGACTGCAGGCCGGTTAAGACCTCGCCTCTCACAATGTTGCAGGCTTGTTGGTTTCCCTGCGACTACGAGGATAATCCTCTTAGTCTCGCCACAACCAAAAACTCCCTGGCCCGTGTTTCAAGACGGATGACACGACTTTAGTCCATCCTTCCCATAATCCCATGTTGCCATGGTTTCTTTCAAAGGACTTCATTCCTTCCAAGCCGTGCCAGGCTGTCACCATCTGGTTTCAGGTTCTTTTCACCCCCCTTTAGGGGTTCTTTTCAGCTTTCCCTCACGGTACTAGTACGCTATCGGTCTTGAGATGTATTTAGGATTAGGAGTCGATGCCTCCCACATTCACGCCGGATATCCAACCGACGATACTCAAGTACACTGATCAAATCCTTTTAGCTTGCGTTTACGGGGCTTTCACCCTCTACGGCAAGACATTCCAGTCAATTTCAACTTCACTAAGTAGGATCCTTAATCAGGACTTATAACACCACATCTTCACCGTAATTTCTTACAGGAATTCAGTTTGTCCTCTACCGTTTTCGCTCGCCGTTACTCACGGTATCGCAATTGCTTTCTTTTCCTCTGCTTACTAAGATGTTTCAATTCAGCAGGTTCCCGCTCCTCACGGAGCATTCACTGAAGAATAGGAAGACCCATTAGGTAATCCTGGGTTCAAAGGATGCATGCTCCTCGCCCAGGCATATCGCTGCTTGCCGCGACCTTCTTCAGCACCTCAAGCCAAGCCATCCCCCAGATGGTATAATATGTAGCATGATTTCAAAGTAAAATCATATAATTTATTTTAAATATTTACTGCTTATTCTAATTAGTTAATGCCAGTAGGGTTACATATACACGGATAATCATAAAATCTGTAAAAGATTCATATATATCCCTTCACCGAATATTCGTCTAGAATACCAGCTGCACGAAAATATTACTTATTATATATAAAAATAAGGATGGACCCACCGGGATTTGAACCCGGGGCCTCCGCCTTGCAAAGGCGGCGCTCTCCCAGACTGAGCTACGGGCCCATTTGAATCGGTTTCTTGGTAGAATGTTTAGTGTCTGATTGACTACAAATCCCTTCACTTTTTTTTGTATAAGGAGGTGATCCAGCCGCAGGTTCCCCTACGGCTACCTTGTTACGACTTCGCCCTCCTCAAAGAACCAAGATTCGAACCTAACCGGTAAAGATTAGGGCCTCATCCCAACCCTTTTTGGGTGGCGTGACGGGCGGTGTGTGCAAGGAGCAGGGACGTATTCACCGCGCGGTTATGACACGCGATTACTACGCATTCCAGCTTCATGAGGGCGAGTTACAGCCCTCAATCCGAACTAAGACTAGGTTTAGGAGATTACCTCCACCTTTCGGTGTTGGAACCCATTGTCCTAGCCATTGTAGCCCGCGTGTAGCCCAGGGGATTCGGGGCATACGGACCTACCGTCGTCCACTCCTTCCTCCAGTTTATCACTGGCGGTCCCCTTAGTGTGCCCGGCATCCTAAAAAGGATCCGCTGGTAACTAAGGGCGTGGGTCTCGCTCGTTGCCTGACTTAACAGGACGCCTCACGGTACGAGCTGACGGCGGCCATGCACCTCCTCTCAGCTTGTCAAGCAAGGTCGTCAACCTGGCCATCATTCTGCTGTCGCCCCTGGTGAGATGTCCGGCGTTGAATCCAATTAAACCGCAGGCTCCACGCGTTGTGGTGCTCCCCCGCCAATTCCTTTAAGTTTCAGTCTTGCGACCGTACTTCCCAGGCGGTGGACTTAACAGCTTCCCTTCGGCACTGGAGCAGCTCGAGGCCATTCCAACACCAAGTCCACATCGTTTACGGCCAGGACTACCCGGGTATCTAATCCGGTTCGCGCCCCTGGCTTTCGTTACTCACCGTCAGGTTCGTTCCAGTTAGGCGCCTTCGCCACAGGTGGTCCTCCCAGGATTATAGGATTTCACCCCTACCCTGGGAGTACCCCTAACCTCTCCCGACCTCAAGTCTAATAGTATCTCCAGCAAGTCCCACAGTTAAGCTGCGGGATTTCACCAGAGACTTATCAAACCGGCTACGAACGCTTTAGGCCCAATAAAAATGGCCACCACTTGAGCTGCCGGTGTTACCGCGGCGGCTGGCACCGGTCTTGCCCAGCCCTTATTCCTAAAGCTTTTTACACTTCAGAAAAGCCACCCCGTTAAGAGTGGCACTTGGGGTCCCCCCGTCGCGATTGCTCGCATTGCGGAGGTTTCGCGCCTGCTGCGCCCCGTAGGGCCTGGAACCTTGTCTCAGGTTCCATCTCCGGGCTCTTGCTCTCACAACCCGTACAGATCAAAGGCTTGGTGGGCCTTTACCCCACCAACTACCTAATCTGCCGCAGATCCATCCTTAGGCGTCGGAACATTTCAGTAGAGAACCATTGCAGGCATCTCTATGTATCTGGTATTGTCCCCAGTTTCCCGGGGTTATCCCAGTCCTAAGGGTAGGTTATCCACGTGTTACTGAGCCGTTTGCCACGAAACTCCGAAGAGTTTCGTTCGACTTGCATGGCTTAATCGGACCCCAATAGCAGTGGCCTCCGCCAGGATCAAACGGATTTGATCAACATGAAACGGAGTTTCAATGTGTTATTGAGAAGTATTCGATATAAAATATAACCTAGTATTTACTTAATTTGGAAAATTAAGGGGGTATCTGTAGCAACCAAATGTCACCACATCTACCAAGAAACCAACATCAAACTTAAACGTTTGCTATTCGCAAGGGTTTAAGCCCTCATATCATATAGCTACGATTGGAAAAACAGCCTTCATAGAATGATATTTTCACACTCCAGCCAACGCCAAATAAATCGTAGCACATAGTATACCACTAACCAATAGACTTGCAAAATAATTAGAAATTAATGCATATTGGATAATGAAGTACGCTAAAAACACATCTATATAAAAATATATGTGTAAGTAACTGTTAGTTAAGCAGAGCTTATATACCTTTTGTCATGATCTGAAAAAATCTTTTAATATAATATATTAAAAAAAATCAATATTATATAAATATATTTCAGTAGCAATACTTTTAATATTTGTTTGGATGGACAGGACATCTGAAAATTGTATCTACAAGTTACATTCTTTTTTTTTATACTTCTTAAAAAATAGATTTGATTAATAAAATAAATGAACCATTTAGAACCATTTAAAATCATTTAAAATATATATTTGGCCCTCACTCTAACTTGGAGCTTCCATGGAATTTGATCACCTATTTAAATCTTTCGTTTACGATTAAATGACAAAATATTTTTATACTCCAAATAAATTTAAAAAAGGTGATAAATCATGAAGTTTGGTATTGAATTTGTTCCGAATGAACCAATAAGCAAGATTGTAAAGCTTGTAAAACTAGCAGAAGACGTAGGATTTGAATACACTTGGATTACAGACCACTACAACAACAAAAACGTGTACGAAACACTAGCATTAATTGCAGATGGTACTGAAACCATTAAAATGGGTCCTGGTGTGACCAACCCCTATGTAAGAAGCCCAGCAATAACAGCAGCAGCTGTTGCAACTTTAGATGAATTATCAAATGGAAGGGCTACCTTAGGTATTGGCCCTGGTGACAAAGCTACCTTCGATGCATTAGGTATCGAATGGACAAAGCCTGTCAGCACAATTAAAGACGCCATCGCAATGATGACAACCCTTATGGCTGGCGAAAAAACAGAAACCGGAGCTCAGCTCGGTGGAGTTAAAGCAGTCCAGGAAAGAATCCCTATTTATATGGGTGCTCAGGGACCAATGATGCTCAAAACCGCTGGTGGATTCTCAGACGGTGCATTAATTAACGCATCAAACCCAAAAGACTTTGAAGCAGCTGTACCTCTCATAAAAGAGGGAGCAGCAGAAGCAGGCAAATCATTATCTGATGTAGATGTTGCAGCATACACATGTTGTTCCATAGACGACGACGCAGGCAAAGCACTAGGTGCAGCCAAAATAGTTGTCGCATTTATCGCAGCAGGATCACCACCACCTGTATTCGCAAGACACGGCCTACCAACCGATACCGGCGCTAAATTTGGAGGAATGCTCGCTAAAGGAGACTTCGGCGGAGCAATCGGAGCAGTAGACGACGCATTAATGGAAGCATTCTCAGTAGTGGGTACACCAGCAGAGTTCGTTCCTAAGATCGAAGCTCTCGGAGAAATGGGTGTAACTCAGTACGTCGCAGGTTCACCTATAGGACCAGACAAAGAGAAATCCATAAAATTACTCGGAGAAGTTATAGACAGTTTCTAAACTCTCCATCTTTTTTTCTTTTTTTAATTAATAATTCATAAAAATAAAATAAAGAAATAGTGAAAAATTATATTATACTATTTTTAACCCCATAATGACCAGATATTTTTCCAAACTTATTTGTAAGTTCGTTCTGGTATCGTCGTGAAGGTGCAAAAGATCCCATGTAGAGATTTTTAGATTTAGACACAAGATGAGGATAATTTTCATTTAAAAATTTATTGTAAAGAGTCTTACAATCATTTGGTGCATCACCAAAAAGAGTTAATCCTGCAGGCATAACATAGTCTGCACCATAATCCTTTGCAGCAACTACCATGTTTTCAATGTCCTCCTCAGAGTCCGAAATAAAAGGTAAAATAGGCATGTTAATGATTCCATAACAAAAATGTCCATGATTTTCTAGATTTTACTTCCATAAAAAAAAGTCAATTATAAAACTTTACTATTTGTTCAGTTAAAAAAAATTGTTGGAGAACTTACAGTTTCTAGCTACCTCATCACTGCACAGTATCATAATTCATACACCAATACATAACCATTGAATTTACTTGTGTTTACTTCAAGATACTGTACTCTCTTGCTCTTAAACTCTCAATATTATTACATTGATACACATTCAACTGTTCTTTATTGGTTATTCGCTGATTCGGTTGCTAGATTTATCGGATACTTAAAATGTGGAAAGAAGGTACGACAGCAGTTTTAACGTGTATAGCAAACCAGTGCAAAAATTTGGCGATTCAATTTCTGAAAGTTTTTATTACGTTATAATGGATAAGTAATATTATTTTGGAATTTATAAATTCTTTTTTTAATTATCCATCAAAATATGGTAAGTATGCGGGCAACACACTTTATTAAT
This sequence is a window from Methanobacterium sp. SMA-27. Protein-coding genes within it:
- the mer gene encoding 5,10-methylenetetrahydromethanopterin reductase, producing MKFGIEFVPNEPISKIVKLVKLAEDVGFEYTWITDHYNNKNVYETLALIADGTETIKMGPGVTNPYVRSPAITAAAVATLDELSNGRATLGIGPGDKATFDALGIEWTKPVSTIKDAIAMMTTLMAGEKTETGAQLGGVKAVQERIPIYMGAQGPMMLKTAGGFSDGALINASNPKDFEAAVPLIKEGAAEAGKSLSDVDVAAYTCCSIDDDAGKALGAAKIVVAFIAAGSPPPVFARHGLPTDTGAKFGGMLAKGDFGGAIGAVDDALMEAFSVVGTPAEFVPKIEALGEMGVTQYVAGSPIGPDKEKSIKLLGEVIDSF